One Parashewanella spongiae genomic window, TAGGGGACATGAAATCAGGGCTACTGTGTTTACCTAGCTTAGCTTCGATACAAAAAATGCCTAAAAATGATGATATCCCAATGGAGTTTTGGAATTTGGGCTTCATGTTTTGTGATCATGCACTTGAGTTAATTGATCGAATTAAAGTAAAGAAAAATGCCAGTTTAACAGATTACAAACAGCCATTAGATAAAGTAATAGAGACGTTGAATTATGCAGCTGAATGTATATTGGTTGCCTCACACCTTTATTCTGGCGAAGATGAAAAGCTCACTTGTGATCGTAAGGTGTTGGGCATTTTTGAGTTACAGAATTATATAGAGTCTGCGGCGACATATGAATGCGTTGATGGCAGTACGGACTTTTTGTTTCCCACGACAGGAATGGAATTGTCTAGTGTTAAAGATTTTGAAAAGAGAGTGTTTGTCGAAAAAACAACCGTTGAAGTGGCCTCTAGTTTCATTGTTTCTTTTCCCCTTAATCGATTTCGTGAGGAAGCGATGAGAAATAGACGAGCAACTAAAGAAGTGGCGCAGTCAAAAATATCTTCCTCATACGCTGATTCTGCTATACGGATTGCGACAAATGCAGATGAGGGGAGCTCGCAAACCTTGCAAGGGGAAATGATTGGTCTATTAGATTCGATTCGCAATGAAAGAAACGAAGATACGATAAGCCATGATCTTGAAACTTTATTAGATCTGGCTCAAGTAATAGGTGCAAATGACACGATTTTTGTCATTCAACAATTTCAAGCCTTGCTCGCACTTTTTCTCAAAATTTCGATGAGAAGCCTAGATAAAAAAGATCTCAAGAAAAATAGTATTGGGCTGCCGCCAAAGATGGATAAAGAGCCATTATCAGAAATGGCGCGCTTTGATATATATGAACAAAGAAAAACTCTAACTGATAAGGCATACAATTATTTAGATTTTGCTTCAAAACTAATTAAAAAGTTGAATGAATTATATGACTGTGAAGCCGACATAGTGACAGGAATAATAAGCAGTAATGTAAAAGGGTTTAAAAGTAAATTTGATGGCTTATTGCTTAAACGAGAAACCATAAGACACAAACTTCGTCAGTGTGATCCGGATCATAATACAATTCCTGTAGCACAACTTTCCCCGTGCGTGGCTAATGAAGCGCCTGAGAAAAATTCGATTCCGGAGGAGCAATGGTCATTAAGCATGGCGAATGAAGCCCCTGAACGTTATGGGACTAGTGAATCAGAAAAATGGTTGGTAAATTATAAGCAACTCAGAATGCTCATTCAAGAGTGCTTACGTTCGTCTACTGATGAAACTCAAGCACAAGAGAAACCTCACGCTACTCTTGAAAATCCATTATTCCAAGTTCAGTTTATACGGAGCCGAGTGCAATCGCTTGTTGATACGCACCTTGGTGGAGAATCAAGGCTTGAAGAGATCCACTGGCTAAAGGCAATACTAATTGATGAGGGGTTATGGGCAAAACTATATATCAACTTAACGAATCATAAATATCAACTTAAGTGAGTCATCTAGAGGGCGTGTATGGTCTCCTTTAGATGTCATCCTAAAAACATCAACTGAACGCTGAGTATATGAGTAACTGTTTGAGCAATAAGATGACTTTATCATCAAGGCTTTCACCCAATGAGTGAAGTGCTCTACGCTCACAAGCTTGTTAAAATGACTGCTATCTGCGTTGTAACTTTTGCAAGTAGAATAAACTACTTGCTGCAAGCTACGCCTAACTATCAGCCATTTTTTCTACGCTTGAGAACGCAGTCAACTGATGTTTCCAGGATCATCAGCAGGTTTACGCATCAACGCCCACCATTCACGATTTGCCTTAATTTGCCCTAATTCATCAATTTTTGGGTAAGGTAACCCTTTTCGGCGGCACGCTTTGGCATAAATCGGATGACCTTGCTCGAACAGTAATTTTTGACAGTAGGCTTCAGGCAGTTTATTTATGCCATACATGTCAGCGAGCTGCCTTTGCCTTTGAGCTTCGTATAAGATTGCGCCAGCGGCCACAGAAACATTAAGCGATTGCACCATGCCTATCATGGGAATCGTGATTTGTTTATCGGCTAACGCTATCGCTTCAGCACTGACACCATCACGCTCACAACCTAAGAAAATTGCGCTAGGTTGGCAATAATCCACCTCTCGAAAATCGACCGCTTTATCACTAAAATTCGTCACAATAATCTGCATATTTTTCAGTTTTAAATGCTCGATAGCTTGGGTAATGTTTCGGTGCTTTACGGTTTGAACCCATTGCTGACTGCCTGATGCCGTGTTGCCCGATACCTGCATACCACGATCGGGCATAACCGCATGTATTTGATGAATACCCACAGCGTCTGCTGTACGAACAATCGCAGAGACATTATTCGATTTATGTACTTTGTCGAGACACAAGGTTAAATCAGGTTGGCGATGGTTGAGCATGTCAGTGATACGGGAAAAACGTTCAGGAGTCATAAGGGGTTAATTAATCATTAAAAAAGGGCGCCGTAGCACCCTAAGATAAAACATAGAAAAGATACTAAAGTACCATGATCCCGTCCATTTCAACCAAAGATGCTTTCGGTAATTCTTTTACGCCAATAGCCGCTCGTGCAGGGTATGGCTGTGAAAAGTAGCGACTCATGATTTCATTAACGGTAGCGAAATGAGACAGATCGGTCAGAAAGATATTTAGTTTGACGATATCTGCCAAACTGCCGCCAGAGGCTTCGCATACAGCGGTCATATTTTCAAATACTTGCACAACTTGTTCAGCGAAGTCATCGCTGATCATTTCCATAGTGCTTGGCACTAATGGTATTTGACCTGATAAATAGACGGTATTATCAACTTTAACAGCTTGTGAATAAGTGCCAATTGCTGCAGGAGCTTTATCAGTCGCGATAATTTGTTTTTCTGCCATGATGCTCTCTCTGTTTTATTTGTTGTGCTCAGTTAATGGTTTCTTGAGATACGAAGGACTTCGGACAGTACTCGAATACGTCGCATTACATTGGCGAGATGTATCCTATCGGTTACCGAAACCCTCAAATTAATCATATATACTCTGCCATCACGTTCTTCTGTACTCAAATTATGAATATTGGAGTGTTCTGTTGAGACAATAGAAGTAATTTTTGCCAATGCACCTTGATGATTGACAATCTCGATCCTTAAGTTGGCTTGGAACTCAGTGCCTTCAGCATTATCCCATTCAACAGGAATGTATTTTTCAGGCTCAGCTTGATAACCACGAATGTTGGCGCAGTTTTCCATATGAACCACTAAGCCTTTACCGGGACTGACATGGGCAATGACTGTATCACCGGGGATTGGACGACAGCAATTGGCGTAAGAAACCAACATGCCCTCAGCACCACGGATAGGCATAAGGTGTGAATCACGACTTTCATCCTGAACCATAGGTAAGTCACCGACAAGACGCTGTGCAATCACTATGCTCATGGCATTACCTAAGCCGATGTCTGTGAGCAAAGAGTCCAAAGTATCGTGCTTCGTGTCAGTGAGTACTTTTTCAATCTGAGCGGAATCGATGGTATCTAATTTGTGTTCACCAAGGGCGTGATTCAGTAGGCGTTTACCTAAAGAAATCGCATCCTTACCTTTTACATGCTTTAATACTTGGCGAATTTTGGCGCGAGCTTTACCTGTGACCACAAAGTTGAGCCACGCGGCATTCGGGCGAGCACTGCTGGCGGTAATAATTTCAACTGTTTGTCCGGTTTCTAACGGGAGACTCAGCGGGTAAGCTTGACGGTTGATTTTTGCTCCAACACAAGTATTACCCACATCGGTATGCACTTCGTAAGCGAAATCTACGGCGGTCGCGCCTGCTGGCAGTTCTAAAATACGTCCATCAGGTGTAAATACGTATATTTCGTCGGGGAAAAGCCCAGTCTTTACGTTTTCAACAAACTCAAAGGAAGTGCTGGCGCTCTGTTGTAAATCAAGCAGGCTTTGCATCCACTTTCGGGCGCGAACTTGGCTGGTTGTACCCATTGTACTCTGGTCGTCAGACTTGTAAGCCCAATGTGCTGCAACGCCTTTATCCGCCATTTGATCCATATCTTCAGTACGGATCTGAACTTCAACTGGGACACCATGAGGGCCAATTAATGAAGTATGTAAGGATTGATAACCGTTGGCTTTAGGAATGGCAATATAGTCTTTGAATCGGCCAGGTCGCGGCTTATATAAGCTGTGCATGGCACCAAGAACTCGATAACAAGTATCAATTGAATCGACTTTTACTCGAAAGGCATAAATGTCCATCACTTCTTGGAACTGAACTTCTTTATTACGCATCTTGTTGTAAATGGAATAAAGATTTTTTTCACGACCTTTAACAACACCAGTGAGATTGGCATCAGTTAATCGGGTATCAATCGCCGCTTCAATGCTTTGGATAAGCTCTTTACGATTACCACGCGCGGCTTTGACCACCATTTTAAGTACGCGATATCGCATGGGATAATAAGCTTGGAAGCCTAAATCTTCGAGTTCTGACTTAATATTGTGAATACCAAGACGGTTGGCGATGGGTGCATAAATTTCTAAGGTTTCTCGAGCGATTCGTCGCCGTTTATCCGGCCTTAATGAACCGAGCGTCCGCATATTATGGGTGCGATCAGCCAGTTTAATTAATATGACGCGAATATCTTGAGTCATGGCCAGCATCATTTTGCGGAAGTTTTCAGCTTGAGCTTCTTTCTTATCGCGAAATTTCAGCTTATCGAGTTTTGATACACCTTCAACCAATTCAGCCACATCGGCACCAAATAAGTCAGTGAGGTGTTCTTTAGTGATTTCGGTATCTTCAATGGTATCGTGAAGAATGGCAGCCATGACTGTTTCGTGATCAAGACGCATTTCAGCAAGAATGATCGCAACGGCAACAGGATGAGTGATGTAAGGTTCGCCGCTGCTGCGCATTTGCCCTTCATGGGCATCTCGAGCGACTTGATAAGCTTGCTTAAGTAGAACGACCTGCTCTGCAGTTAAGTAACTTGATGCTACTTCGTTAAGGCCTTCAAACAGATACAAGTAACGATACTCCTATAAAGCATTTCCTTACATTATAGTGTGGACACTAACCTAAGCTTTAATAAATCAAAATAGGTTAGTGCACCCTACAACATTTCATCTATCTAAAGCGATCAGAATTAAAACTGACGACCTTCAGCGATAGCGGCAACAGCAGCAATTTCAGCCGCTTCACGTTCACGAACGATTTGGCGCTCTGCAGCGTCTAGTGTGCCAGCATTGACAAGACCCAACTCAATTTCTCGCAAAGCAATCACTGTTGGCTTATCGTTTTGTGGTTCAACCATTGGATCTTTGCCTTGTACGGCAATTTGGCGAGCACGGCGTGCTGCAACTAGGATCATATCAAAACGGTTGCCGATTTGTTCAACGGCGTCTTCTACAGTTACGCGAGCCATGAGTTAGAACTCCAAATATTATCAATAAAAAATGACGCAAAATTGTACACTATTATTACGTGCATTGGCAGTTATTCTGCCAATAGATCCATAATCATACCATTGTGAGTATGACTCTGACTAGCTAAGGTTAGCCGTTGTGAGCGAATGATGGCAGTTAAATCGGCTAATGCTAAGTCAAAATCGTCATTTACGATGACGTATTCATACTCATTATAATGAGAAATCTCTGAAACAGCTTGCGCCATTCGTCCCTTGATGACATCGGTGTTGTCTTGTCCTCGGCCCGTGAGACGTCGTTCAAGTTCGTCTTTTGATGGCGGTAAAATAAATATCCCAACAGCTTTCGGCATTAACTTTTTAACTTGTTGCGCCCCTTGCCAGTCGATATCAAGAAACACATCAATACCTTGGGCTAATGTTTGTTCAATGACCACCTTTGAGGTGCCATAGAAGTTACCGAATACTTCCGCCCATTCAACAAAATTGTCTTGATCAATGAGCTGCTTAAAGGTCTCTCTATCGACAAAATGATAGTGCTGCGCATCTTTTTCTCCAACTCTAGGAGCGCGTGTCGTGTGTGAAACTGAGACCTGCATATCGGCCGGTTTATCTTTGAGCAAAGCTGATAACAGTGATGATTTTCCTGCACCACTTGGGGCTGAAATGATAAAAAGAGTGCCATGGCTGCTCATAGATGTATTTTCCATTTTTTGTACTTAACGTTTAGCTGAATGATTTTTACAGTTGGTGATCTTGAAATTAGTATAAATTTTCGTAGTCTTAAGTGGTAACTTTTAACGCTAGTTATTACAAGAACACGTCATTTGCGGGTATTATACCTGTCAAAAGCGGTTTTGAATAAGTTTCTGTTTATATTTACAGGATAAAAACAAGGGTAAGTAAGTGTTACTAAATTCTTTATTTTGCATTCATGGGCGTGACACCAGTCTACGATTTGTTGCTATTTCCGCGAGTTGTTTTTTCGTTATTTTACTTTGGATGTTAATTTTTGGTAGTAATGCCAGTGTATTTATTCCCGCGGTGACAGCTGGGATTGTGCTCTTACTCAGTGGTTATCGACGCGTGCGCGATGCTCAAAAACCTCAATGGTGGAGTGTGACTTTATTAGTGCCATGGCTCGCTTTGAGTGTGAGCATTAGTTCCGATACTTTATTCAGTATATGGCTGAGCATGTTGATATTCGGTTGTATCGCAACACTGTTACTCGCTTTCCCCAAAAGCCTCAGTGTTGGTCGTTTTTCGTCAGGCTACCAAGGGCCAGCAACCAAAATGCATGGGGCGCAATCCACAAGTACAAAAAGAGTAGAGCCAAGCCTTAATGCTCAGTTTGATTCAGGCGACTCGGAGCAAGCACCAAATTATTGGCCTAATGCTAATGAATCTACTGATGCGCTGTTGGATCGTGAGCCTATGCAACAAGACTCCATGAAATCACTGTTCAGCGATATGATTGAATCTAGCCCGATAAACCGAAAAACATTGTTATTCATTGTGATAACTTTGTTGTCACTGACGGTGTTAGGGTTGTTAGGACAAAGTATGTGGGGAGATCACGAGCTTGACACCGTATCTACCGCTGAGCAAGCAGTAATACCTACAAGTGAGCCTGAAGTAACAGTTAGTTTTTCTGATGGTTTTAGTATGGGGTTATCGGATAAAAAGTTATCAATGACTTGGTTAGGTGATGAAGGTGAAGCACAAACCTTATGGACACTAGCTGATGCCATCGGTGATTCGAACTGCCAAGTATTGCGTTTTAATAATGGCACTCAGTACCGGACAATTAAGGTCGAACGGTTAAGTGATAGCAGCACAAAAGCATGGTTTACACCATTAGATACGAAAGCGATATTAAAAGATGTAGCACGTCGAAATAAGGCTTCACTGTGTAGTTATACGTTTAGTTTAAAAGGAAGCCAAGCCGATTTATCCAAAGAGCCTCTGTTTCGTGCTTATATCGAATGACCATGACAATATCAGATGACAAGAGTATATTTTGCCTTATTTTTGACTGTGCGAATTGTTTATCTGGCTTCCTTAAGCCCTTGCCGCAGTTTGTAAGTCTTAAATATATTTCATTTGTACTCATTTAAAATGACATTTACCATTCTAAATCCCTGCAGCTAGTTGCGGCTTGAGTTCAAGCGGGAAATAAACCAATTTTCAATGAGAAAACA contains:
- the gmk gene encoding guanylate kinase — encoded protein: MSSHGTLFIISAPSGAGKSSLLSALLKDKPADMQVSVSHTTRAPRVGEKDAQHYHFVDRETFKQLIDQDNFVEWAEVFGNFYGTSKVVIEQTLAQGIDVFLDIDWQGAQQVKKLMPKAVGIFILPPSKDELERRLTGRGQDNTDVIKGRMAQAVSEISHYNEYEYVIVNDDFDLALADLTAIIRSQRLTLASQSHTHNGMIMDLLAE
- the rpoZ gene encoding DNA-directed RNA polymerase subunit omega; the protein is MARVTVEDAVEQIGNRFDMILVAARRARQIAVQGKDPMVEPQNDKPTVIALREIELGLVNAGTLDAAERQIVREREAAEIAAVAAIAEGRQF
- the spoT gene encoding bifunctional GTP diphosphokinase/guanosine-3',5'-bis pyrophosphate 3'-pyrophosphohydrolase; amino-acid sequence: MYLFEGLNEVASSYLTAEQVVLLKQAYQVARDAHEGQMRSSGEPYITHPVAVAIILAEMRLDHETVMAAILHDTIEDTEITKEHLTDLFGADVAELVEGVSKLDKLKFRDKKEAQAENFRKMMLAMTQDIRVILIKLADRTHNMRTLGSLRPDKRRRIARETLEIYAPIANRLGIHNIKSELEDLGFQAYYPMRYRVLKMVVKAARGNRKELIQSIEAAIDTRLTDANLTGVVKGREKNLYSIYNKMRNKEVQFQEVMDIYAFRVKVDSIDTCYRVLGAMHSLYKPRPGRFKDYIAIPKANGYQSLHTSLIGPHGVPVEVQIRTEDMDQMADKGVAAHWAYKSDDQSTMGTTSQVRARKWMQSLLDLQQSASTSFEFVENVKTGLFPDEIYVFTPDGRILELPAGATAVDFAYEVHTDVGNTCVGAKINRQAYPLSLPLETGQTVEIITASSARPNAAWLNFVVTGKARAKIRQVLKHVKGKDAISLGKRLLNHALGEHKLDTIDSAQIEKVLTDTKHDTLDSLLTDIGLGNAMSIVIAQRLVGDLPMVQDESRDSHLMPIRGAEGMLVSYANCCRPIPGDTVIAHVSPGKGLVVHMENCANIRGYQAEPEKYIPVEWDNAEGTEFQANLRIEIVNHQGALAKITSIVSTEHSNIHNLSTEERDGRVYMINLRVSVTDRIHLANVMRRIRVLSEVLRISRNH
- a CDS encoding RidA family protein, yielding MAEKQIIATDKAPAAIGTYSQAVKVDNTVYLSGQIPLVPSTMEMISDDFAEQVVQVFENMTAVCEASGGSLADIVKLNIFLTDLSHFATVNEIMSRYFSQPYPARAAIGVKELPKASLVEMDGIMVL
- the trmH gene encoding tRNA (guanosine(18)-2'-O)-methyltransferase TrmH, encoding MTPERFSRITDMLNHRQPDLTLCLDKVHKSNNVSAIVRTADAVGIHQIHAVMPDRGMQVSGNTASGSQQWVQTVKHRNITQAIEHLKLKNMQIIVTNFSDKAVDFREVDYCQPSAIFLGCERDGVSAEAIALADKQITIPMIGMVQSLNVSVAAGAILYEAQRQRQLADMYGINKLPEAYCQKLLFEQGHPIYAKACRRKGLPYPKIDELGQIKANREWWALMRKPADDPGNIS